The DNA region CCGTAATCTCACCCACGAGAAGTTGTTGGATCTTCTTTTGAAAAGCAGAAGTCAGTATAAGGCTTTCCGTCATTACAGCCTGTGAAGATTCAGCTGGAAACCAGGATTTCACATCAGTCGTATCATATTTCGTTATTAGTTTCTGTGACTCAAGATCTAGTTCCTGTTGCTTTGCGGGTAAATACTTAGCCTGTTGGTACCACTCCGATTGCACGGAAGAGGAAGTCATACCTTCAATCCAGCGGCTGGCCTCTTCCGCCTCAAGTGAGCCAGCTGCGATAACAAGACTTCTTGATCTTAGAGGTTCCAACGCACTGAATGCTATCCTGTCTGTTGAAGCCTTTTCTCCTGCCACGCCTTGATTTCCACTCAACAAACGGGACAGCAACGTGACTAGCATAGGAGCACCCGTTTGCTCACCAGAAGCAGAGATCGTCGGATTTGTTGATTCTACCGTAATATGCGACTGGATTTGGTCCAGTAGCTGTATGATCTGTTGGTACGCCTCCGTTTGCGAAGAAGTTTGCGCTTTCTTAATTCTGTTGGGGGCCATGCCTGGCTCAAACTGATTCAGCCACGCACTTACCGCATGAAGATCATTTAAGTTTATTCTTATCAAATCCGTTCCATCTTGCGTTGCCTGTTGTACAAGTTTGATCCACTGGTCCTTGTTTTCGGGTAAACCTGCCAAGCCAGCTTCGTCCAGGAATGGAGAGCGAGCTGCGAGTACGTAGGCGTCAAAGTCAAACGGCATACCCCATTGGTAACCATTCCACTCTGTCATTTCTCTCAAG from Paenibacillus sp. JNUCC-31 includes:
- a CDS encoding extracellular solute-binding protein, with the protein product MKRGHQVILFAVLLLSLTILSPSFDFRGSQLNQERDQEKDAFPNTSSRSEDQHAPLEIVVSMSKTDFQSFERLANEAAASQHVEISLRNLEPNTYKRVLDNQFSVGESGDIILLDSAEVQYHAKKGHLYPLNGTTLSKSLGETVVGLREMTEWNGYQWGMPFDFDAYVLAARSPFLDEAGLAGLPENKDQWIKLVQQATQDGTDLIRINLNDLHAVSAWLNQFEPGMAPNRIKKAQTSSQTEAYQQIIQLLDQIQSHITVESTNPTISASGEQTGAPMLVTLLSRLLSGNQGVAGEKASTDRIAFSALEPLRSRSLVIAAGSLEAEEASRWIEGMTSSSVQSEWYQQAKYLPAKQQELDLESQKLITKYDTTDVKSWFPAESSQAVMTESLILTSAFQKKIQQLLVGEITANQYVKSIIALQISSK